One Lachancea thermotolerans CBS 6340 chromosome F complete sequence DNA window includes the following coding sequences:
- the HLJ1 gene encoding type I HSP40 co-chaperone HLJ1 (some similarities with uniprot|P48353 Saccharomyces cerevisiae YMR161W): protein MAEYTKEQEELTLFILGKDKHAFYEVLQIEREASDNEIKKAYRKLAIKLHPDKNKHPRASEAFKRINRAFEVLSDEQKRRIFDQVGHDPDERPVRDPFASGRSTATAGFPPENMFFRRAPGGQPQDIFDFLFNAGAAGGGHPFNSGFGGPFGGPFQGGFGGPFGGGGATTFTFGGPNGFKVYTNGTPRARGAPRGTQQQEQEDQREAQQILRILVPILFILFLPMLERLLFGS from the coding sequence aTGGCAGAATACACCAAAGAACAGGAGGAGTTGACGCTGTTTATTTTGGGGAAGGATAAGCATGCGTTCTACGAGGTACTTCAGATTGAAAGAGAGGCATCGGACAacgagatcaagaaggcaTACCGTAAACTAGCCATCAAGCTGCATCCTGACAAGAACAAACACCCAAGAGCGAGCGAGGCCTTCAAGAGGATAAACCGAGCCTTTGAGGTGCTCAGTGACGAACAGAAAAGACGCATATTCGACCAAGTTGGGCACGACCCAGATGAGCGCCCAGTAAGAGACCCTTTCGCTTCAGGACGCTCAACGGCTACTGCAGGGTTCCCTCCTGAAAACATGTTCTTTAGGCGAGCTCCAGGTGGGCAGCCCCAGGACATCTTCGACTTCCTTTTCAATGCGGGTGCCGCAGGCGGTGGACACCCTTTTAACAGTGGTTTCGGAGGACCTTTTGGGGGCCCTTTCCAAGGGGGCTTTGGAGGACCTTTTGGGGGCGGTGGAGCTACCACTTTCACATTTGGCGGTCCAAACGGGTTCAAAGTCTACACAAATGGTACACCAAGGGCGCGTGGCGCGCCTCGTGGAACTCAGCAACAAGAGCAGGAAGATCAGCGCGAGGCCCAACAAATTCTAAGAATATTAGTGCCTATACTCTTTatcttgtttttgccaATGTTAGAAAGGCTTCTTTTCGGATCCTGA